The Dama dama isolate Ldn47 chromosome 3, ASM3311817v1, whole genome shotgun sequence genome has a segment encoding these proteins:
- the LOC133042734 gene encoding olfactory receptor 6C2-like: MRNHTPVVSFILLGLTDDLQMQILIFTLLFITYILSIAGNLIIITLILVDSHLKSAMYYFLQNFSFLEISFTSVCIPRFLYSISTGDRSITYNACVAQLFFTYVFGMTEFFLLATMSYDRYVAICKPLHYMTIMNDRFCKMLIFSCWMTTFLIILPPFCLGLNLEFCDSVIDHFFCDVYPLLKISCSDPWIIEEMTLVGSVLVFIMTLICVVLSYMLIIRTILRFPSAQQRTKAFSTCSSHFIVVSITYGSCIFVYVKPSSKDELSINQRVVILTTSISPMLNPFIYTLRNKQVKHAFNDLVKRILSVSKN, from the coding sequence ATGAGAAACCACACACCAGTGGTCAGTTTCATCCTCCTGGGATTAACAGATGACTTACAAATGCAGATTTtgattttcacacttttattCATCACCTACATATTGAGTATAGCTGGAAACCTGATCATCATCACCCTCATATTAGTGGATTCTCATCTTAAATCTGCGATGTACTATTTTCTCCAAAACTTTTCCTTCTTAGAAATCTCATTCACTTCTGTCTGCATCCCTAGATTCTTGTATAGTATATCAACAGGTGACAGGTCCATTACCTATAATGCTTGTGTAGCCCAACTATTTTTTACCTATGTGTTTGGAATGACAGAGTTTTTTCTCTTGGCCACCATGTCCTATGATCGCTATGTAGCCATCTGCAAACCCTTGCATTACATGACCATCATGAACGACAGGTTCTGCAAAATGCTTATCTTCTCCTGTTGGATGACCACTTTCTTGATCATACTTCCACCATTTTGCTTGGGACTGAACCTGGAATTCTGTGACTCTGTCATTGATCACTTCTTCTGTGATGTTTATCCACTCCTGAAGATCTCATGCTCAGATCCATGGATCATTGAGGAGATGACCCTTGTTGGCTCTGTGTTGGTCTTTATCATGACTCTCATATGTGTGGTTTTGTCCTACATGCTTATCATCAGAACAATTCTAAGATTCCCCTCTGCCCAGCAAAGGACAAAAGCCTTTTCCACCTGTTCTTCCCACTTTATTGTGGTTTCTATTACCTATGGCAGCTGCATCTTTGTCTATGTCAAACCTTCATCAAAAGATGAATTGTCTATTAATCAGCGAGTAGTAATACTCACGACTTCCATTTCACCCATGTTAAACCCATTTATTTATACTCTGAGGAACAAACAAGTGAAACATGCCTTTAATGATTTAGTCAAAAGAATTTTATCAGTTTCAAAGAACTAG